The genomic DNA GTTATTTTATCATTTGTAGTAACATTGTTTGAGTATGAGATTATATATTAATATATTGTGAGTAGTTAAATGATAGAAGATAATATTCAGGCTCTTAGACGTCTTGCAAGAATTTCATCTGGAGATGATGATTTAGATGACCACATGTGGTGTATTATTGCAGGAAATGTTGAGTTGGTTGATGAAATTGCATATAAGGCTATTGCATCAAATCGTACTGTAAAAATATTATTTAGGGAGCATGTAATAATAAATGAAAATAAATTAAGCAAAAAATTTGATTTCATTATGTTATATGGAAAATCATTTAAAATTGATGAATTTAAGAAGTTTTGTGATGAAAAAGGAGGGGCATTTATCAGAATCTCCCATTCTCATCTAAAACAGGAATCCAATTTAATGGCATTCATCGCTCCTGAAAATGTTATAAAGGACACTGTCGCTTACTTGGGAAAATCTAAAATCCCACTTGATATTTTATCCGAATCTCAAACAACCGCATTTATTGATGTTGATGTAAGTGCTAATGTTAAGCTACCAAATTTCATTAAAAAGGCTTTAAAACCTATTTATAGTGCTGAAGATGTTGTATTGTCTACTGTTTTAGTATCTGCCAAAAATGATAGTGATGTTTTTAAAGTTCAGAGTGTAGCTACATCAAATAAAATTTTCGTTATAGATTTTAAAGATTTTAAAAATTTAAATATGGAGGCCACCAAATGAATATTTTCGGACGCGAGGAAGAAACTGAATTAAATAATAATCCTGAAACAAGAATTATTAGAAATAGCTTAGGAATAGATTTAGGTACTTTAAATACTGTTATTGCAAAACCAGCAGGAGACAAATTTGAATTGTATCAAATACCATCTGTTGTTGCAGTTAAAAAGGATGATCCATCAGAAGTCTTGGCTGTTGGTGAAGAAGCTAAAAAAATGCTTGGAAGAACTCCTGAAGACATTATTGCAGTTAGACCTTTGAAAAAAGGAGTAATTGAAAACGTAATGCAAGCACAAGCTTTACTTATTAAAGCAATGCAAATCGGAATTAATGAAGGAGAAACTGTGGGCAGGATTGTTATTGGTATTCCTGGAGATGCATCTGAGGTAGAAAAGAATGCTGCTGAAGAAATTGGTAGAAAAGCAGGTGCCGAATATGTTCGTGTAATTAGTGAAGGATTGGCTGCAGCTATTGGTGGAGGATTGCCTATTGCAGAGGCTCATGGAACTATGGTTGTTGATATTGGTGCTGGTTCCACAGATATTGTAATTATTTCTCTTGGTGGTATTAACGATATTGAAACCGTCAGATGTGGTGGAGATGATGTGGATAATAGGATTGTTGAATTAGTTGCTGAGAAATACGATGTAGCTATTGGTATTCATGATGCGGAAGCGGCTAAAATGGAAGTTGGTATGGTTCATTCCGGTGAACAATTCGAAAATTTAAGTTTTGAAGTCATCGGTAAGTCTCTTGAAACTAATAGGCCTAAAAAAGTAGTTATTGACTCAAATTTAGTGGCTGATGCTGCTGAACCTTATATTGAGCAAATAATTGATGGTTTAAATATTATCCTTGAAAGATTATCTCCTGAATTAATGGCTGGTGTTTACCACAATGCTATTGCTGTTGGAGGAAGTTCAGGTTTCCGTGGATTGAAAGAAAGAATTTATGAAGAAATTGGAATTCCTATTGAAATTTCCGATGATCCTATGACTGTTGTTGCAAAAGGAACAGCTATTGTTGCTGCTGAACCTTTAGCATTAGAACCTGACGTACGTATAAGAGCAATGAAATAATTATTATTTCATTTTTTACTTTTTTTTTGATATTTATGGAAATTCTTGGTGTAGATGAGGCAGGCAGGGGTTCTGTTCTCGGCCCGTTAGTTGTCGCAGGAGTAGTGGTTCCGGATAACATGTTAACCGTTCTTGAAAGAATGGGTGTTAAAGATTCTAAAAGGTTAACTCCCAATAGGAGATATGTTTTAGCTCGCAAACTTAAAAAAATGTTTCCATATGAGATAGTTGTTTTATCAGCTCGTGATATTGACAATTTAAGGGCAGAAGGCGTTAATCTTAATGAAATAGAAAAAAATGCGATGGCCGAGATTGTTTCAAGAATCAAACCTGAAAAGGCTATTGTTGATGCGGTGGATGTTAAGCCTGAACGTTTTCAAAACTTTTTGTGTGAGATGACTGGATGTGATGTTTTGGCAGAGCATAAGGCTGATGACAATTACATTCAGGTTAGTGCAGCATCTATCATTGCAAAGCAAACCCGTGATGAATACATTCAGGAAATCAATAAGGATTATAGGAAACTTGGGGGAATCGGTTCAGGATATCCTAGTGACCCAACAACCAAGAAGTTTTTAACCAATTTTACTTATGATGAAATGCCGGATTTTGTTAGAAGGTCATGGGCAACTGTTAAAAAAATGAAATAAAATCGATTTTTTCTCTTTTTTTTATAAATATTTAAGTATTTGAATTAATAAAATATTTTTATAGAGTTTTTTTAATTTATTAATTTTGAGGTTAATAATGATATTTGAATATTTTGCTCAATTTTTCGAAATGTTAATGGAAATATTCAGTCAGGGTGGTATAATTACCTATGTCATATTGTTTATAGGTATTTATGGTATTATCATTGCGGCTAGAAAAATCCATTATCTTAAAAAAATTAGTAAAGTTGATGCAACAGAGATTTTTGGTGTTGTAACTGCTTCTATGGAAAGAGGCGGAGCTGTTGAAGCGTTAAAACAATTAAATACTTATAAAAATCCAATTTCAAGAATTATATCTGAGACATTAAAAATTGGTTATAAAAATAAGATTGAAGTTGAAGAAAGTATTGAACAGATTTTTATTGTTGAAGTCAGTAAAATGACAAAAAATATCAATACTCTTAAAACCATTATTGAATTAGCTCCATTTTTAGGTCTTATCGGTACAGTTATTGGAATTTGGATGACTTTTAAAACATTGGGAGTAGGTGCGGATGCAACTGCAATGGCACAAGGTATTTATGTTGCTCTTATTACCACAATTATGGGATTGACCGTAGCTATTATTTTATTGCCAATTTTCACTTATATTCAAGGTTTAATTGACAATGAAATGGATAAAATTGAACTTGCTACAAAAATGACCAATTGGGGTTATGGAATTGCTAAGGTAAGAGTAGATGCAAATGTAGAATGTGCATTGGAAGCTTTGCAAAGAGCTGAAGGTGTTGTAAATACTAGAGCTATTTCAGATCCTTATGCTAACATTAAAGTTTCATTCAAACCAAGTATGTTGGATAAGAGTATTTCCAATGTTATTCTAGAGAAATGTAATGTTAATTCTGAAATAATTGAGAGTAAATTGAAACAGTAGGGGTTTTTATGGCAATTGATGTTAAATCATACAAAAAGAGAGTTTCAAGTCAAAAGCCAAACTTCAATTTGGTTCCATTTATCGATATTTTATTTACTCTTATGATTTTTTTAGTTGTTACAAGCAGTTTTGCACCTGCTAGCGATGTGGCAGCAACAGATCAGGATGGAGGCACTGGAAAACCAAACATGACTGACAGTAGTGGTGTAAAAGAGTATTATGTAGTTCCTGTAGCTAATTTGCATAAGGTTACAGTAAACGGTGAAGATATGTCTAGCATGATTAAGAATAATGCTATTGGTGTGCTGGCATCGGTCATGGATAAGGGTGAAGTTAATATTAAGCCTGGAGAAATCATTATCACAACTCCTGATGGTATCTCACCTCAGGAAGCTGTTCATGTTCCTAATTAATTAATGATGGGGATTTTATAAAATGAAATATACTGGGAGAATTTTATCAATTGGGATGAATGTTGATGGTAAACCTTTTGTAGCCTACAGGGTTTCAAGTAGGTCATTTCCAAATAGACAATGCCTTACTTTTGAAAATAGGGCAGCAATCGTTCCTAAAGAAGGTTTTGAAAAAGATATTTTTGAAAATACTTATATCACTTACAACTGTATTAGGATTGTAAATGGTGTAGCTATTGTATCTAATGGTTCACATACAGATGTGATTGCGGATAAGATACATGTTGGAATGAATATTAAAGATGCTATTGCATATTCTTTATTGACTATGGATTATGAGAAAGACGATTATCATACTCCAAGAATTGCAGGTGCTGTAACTTCCACC from Methanobrevibacter sp. includes the following:
- a CDS encoding rod shape-determining protein, which gives rise to MNIFGREEETELNNNPETRIIRNSLGIDLGTLNTVIAKPAGDKFELYQIPSVVAVKKDDPSEVLAVGEEAKKMLGRTPEDIIAVRPLKKGVIENVMQAQALLIKAMQIGINEGETVGRIVIGIPGDASEVEKNAAEEIGRKAGAEYVRVISEGLAAAIGGGLPIAEAHGTMVVDIGAGSTDIVIISLGGINDIETVRCGGDDVDNRIVELVAEKYDVAIGIHDAEAAKMEVGMVHSGEQFENLSFEVIGKSLETNRPKKVVIDSNLVADAAEPYIEQIIDGLNIILERLSPELMAGVYHNAIAVGGSSGFRGLKERIYEEIGIPIEISDDPMTVVAKGTAIVAAEPLALEPDVRIRAMK
- the rnhB gene encoding ribonuclease HII — translated: MEILGVDEAGRGSVLGPLVVAGVVVPDNMLTVLERMGVKDSKRLTPNRRYVLARKLKKMFPYEIVVLSARDIDNLRAEGVNLNEIEKNAMAEIVSRIKPEKAIVDAVDVKPERFQNFLCEMTGCDVLAEHKADDNYIQVSAASIIAKQTRDEYIQEINKDYRKLGGIGSGYPSDPTTKKFLTNFTYDEMPDFVRRSWATVKKMK
- a CDS encoding MotA/TolQ/ExbB proton channel family protein, with the protein product MIFEYFAQFFEMLMEIFSQGGIITYVILFIGIYGIIIAARKIHYLKKISKVDATEIFGVVTASMERGGAVEALKQLNTYKNPISRIISETLKIGYKNKIEVEESIEQIFIVEVSKMTKNINTLKTIIELAPFLGLIGTVIGIWMTFKTLGVGADATAMAQGIYVALITTIMGLTVAIILLPIFTYIQGLIDNEMDKIELATKMTNWGYGIAKVRVDANVECALEALQRAEGVVNTRAISDPYANIKVSFKPSMLDKSISNVILEKCNVNSEIIESKLKQ
- a CDS encoding biopolymer transporter ExbD — translated: MAIDVKSYKKRVSSQKPNFNLVPFIDILFTLMIFLVVTSSFAPASDVAATDQDGGTGKPNMTDSSGVKEYYVVPVANLHKVTVNGEDMSSMIKNNAIGVLASVMDKGEVNIKPGEIIITTPDGISPQEAVHVPN
- a CDS encoding IMP cyclohydrolase, coding for MKYTGRILSIGMNVDGKPFVAYRVSSRSFPNRQCLTFENRAAIVPKEGFEKDIFENTYITYNCIRIVNGVAIVSNGSHTDVIADKIHVGMNIKDAIAYSLLTMDYEKDDYHTPRIAGAVTSTNNKEEYQCYIGIANDEKLLVDRVPYGEAAFISTYGSQDYDHVDFEAKDSKEAAQYIFDQGIFANYKKPVTSGAAIFDGEWTIESLNP